TTTCCTGACCCAGACCTGCCATTTTCATCACAAATACTTCTAGAAGCAAGCATAATTGCATAAACGTGCCCATTCCTGTCACAGAAGACCCTCTTGGAGAGGAATCGAACTGGGTCGCCAACTCGACATGGGGGAAACCCACATCTTACACAGATTCTTCTAATTCACAGCTTGACCTTCAGACCAATCGATAACAAAACAAAACAACGATTTAGCATCTGTATCCCACCCCATACTCCAACCACAACCGACACAACGATCCAGTCCCAGCGTCCCCGTATTGACTCCAGAACGAACATCTCTCAAGACGCCCGCATGGATCCACACCAGCTACCATTTCCCAGCTAAAAACAAGAGAGGGAAGAGATGCACCGCGTTACCTTACGGCGGAGGTGCTCCTCAGGGATGCCGGAGACCATCCCGATCTCCCCGGGCTTGATCTCAACGAGGGCATCGGAGGCCTCCGCGGAGAGCatccgcgccggcgccggcgtgaGAAGTGCGCGGCCAAGGGAGGGGAGGCTCCGCCGGAGCGGGGCGGCCATCTCGTCGGAGCCGTACACCGGAGAGGAGGCTGACGGAGAAGGAGGAGCTTGTGAGCGTAGGCGGCCTGCTAATCTGCGGCTGAACGAGAGAATATGACGGAGCGCATCCTTCTGCTTGGGACGTCAGCCCAGAATTGTCGAGTACTGGGCCCATACAGTACACTGCATTAGGCCTTTTAGGTATGGGCTTCTCTTTCTTCTCAGTAAAAAGAGCAATGGATCTTTTGTAGGCCGGTCTCTGGCTAATTAGGCCAGCGAGGAAGAGTTTGTATGATTGTATCATGCATGACACTAAAAATGCATGGTATATACTCCATTCAGTCACAAATAAATTATGCTTCGGTGACCCAGTCTTCAAAATACAAATTTTACTAGTATCATCTTTTGTTACAATATGTGATGGAACACCTAGCAAAAGTGGTACTATTATGACATTAATTTTCGACAGATCACTTCCATGTATCCAAACTCAGTACATAAACTGTTTAGAATACTTCTGCGCATTGTAATTCTTTGCTGCAACGCAGTGTCTGAACTAGTCGATCAAAaaacgaaaagaaaagaaaataaacaaaggcAAGCAGAAAGACTTTGCATGGTGGCATATATACTAGCAAGCGTGAAGAAAGCGACAGCAACCTTTCTTCAGTACATAAACTGTTTAGAATacttcgccctgttcgcttgttggtttcagccagcccaaaccagccagccaacagtgttttcctctcacaataaaccagcaccagtcagcccaaaccagcccagaaactaaccagcgaacaggccgcttATCTGCATTATGCATCTATCAACTCTTCACTCCTAATAAGTGCTGACTACGACACAGTCCGTCCAGAAGGTTTAGAATAATCAGCTGCCCTGACCCTGAGCCTGAAGTGCAAGAAACAGGAACCTCAAGCTAATCGGTCCGTAGCAATCGGTCGGCTATCAGAGTCCATTAATCAATGGAAGCACAGCCTCATGATAATTGAGATTCTCACAGACACAGCCGATGTAAGCAGATGGTGACAATCAGTGAATTTTCTCTACGTGTTGCATACTTGCACACGCTGATCCTTAGCCGCCACATCATTCTTCAGTAACTGACACTTGACCGCGCTTTCGTGCTAGGTTTCCGACTGTTCTTCTTCAGACAGAGCATATACTAATTTCTCATCTTCATCCTATACACGTACTGGTCAATCAGAACATGACAGAATTCGTTAACCTAACCACAACGGAAATCCAAACTACCTTATGTCAGCTCAGGAACTCTGGTTTGCCTATTCTCCCCCTTGTTATCGTTTGACCTGACGCCAAATGTAATAGTATATGATACATACCGGGAGACTGCATGGAAGAGTCGCAGcctttgatccgttcaagttcaAGCACGCATCTGTTTACCTTTACGAGCCGTGATGATTAAATTGCAGTCTCCATATATAAACAAACCTGGGCTCCTTCACAGAGTCCACGCCTTGGCCAGCAATCAAACCTGGCTAGCTGCAGGTCAACAGCCCCATCGCGAGGGATGCAGTGCAGACGAGGACATCATAATCTTGCACAGAAAGTTAGGTGTGCAATCACTAATCACTGGCACGCACCGATGGAGACCGTGAAAACGACGCCCAACTCTCGTGCCGCTCGTGAAATAAACCAGCGCGCAGTAGTGGCCGTTTCAGCTGTGTGTTAGACTTTGGATGATGGAATTAAATGCAAGATAGGGACTTAATTACTGTACAAGCGCATTTAACTAAACATATAGAATAACACATTCTCACCTTAACTATGTAATGTATTTTGGTGATGAAGCATCGAATCGGTTGGATGAGTTGGACGGGTAGCAAATTAAAATTAGCAACAAGCTAGTGCACAAGAAACGTCGTACGTCAGCTCGAGCGTGGTATGCTCTTGGTAAATTCCTGCATTTGGTAATGAAAACACGGACTATTCACCGAGTCAAACGTGGCAAACAAGACAGGGGAAATGGATTGAATAGTTGCTTCGCCCCTCCACGCTTGACCAAGCGCGAACTGCCCTGCGCGGCTGCGCCATCCTCTCTTGTCCTGGTCGTCCCACCCAGAGTCCAGAGACCGGACGAACGACTCAGCACGGATGGATGGCGAGGCCGATGCGTGACGAAAAGCCACAAGCAGCTCAGGCTTGCAGTGTTGCTCCAACGTCCAAGGCTCTATAAGAAGTCTTGGTCGTCCCCGACACGGGGGGAAGTCGCAAACGGTATGCGAGAAATGATGTTCTGCGGCGCGGGCAGCTTCAAGGACGTCGACAAGGAGGAGGGCGCGGCCGGCGCCGGGAAGCCGGCCGCCAAGGCGAAGACGAAGGCgggaggcaaggcgaagcaggGGAGGAACAACAACCCCTACGCGTCGCGGGGGCTGGACAAGTTCTCCGTCGTGCTGTCCGAGCTGGAGGCCAAGCGGGAGAAGATCCTGCGGCGCGTCGGCTCGGACGTGGACGCCGACCATCTCATGGTCCGGTTCGTGCAGTCGGAGAAAAAAGGGTGGGTGCCCATCGTCGTCAAGCTCCCGcacgaggaggagcagcaggccgCCGCCGGCGCCAAGAAGAGGCAGGGCAAGCCGGCCTCGCAGTCGTCCACGCCGCCCACGGAGCCTGCCAGCCCCAAGGAAGACCCCGTGGCGGTGCAGGCGAAGGCAACCGTGCAGCCGGCGAAGAAGAGTAAGGCCGGCGGCGTGCGGCGGTCCTGGGCGTGGGGAAGGAAGATGATGAGTCCGTGCCATTACTGGCCGCTGGCCAtgacgctgctgctgctgtgcctcgtGGTGTTCGGGAGGGTGTTCGCCATCTGCTGCACCTCCATTTGGTGGTACCTCTTGCCGATCTTGAGCGGGGAGGAAGCCCTGGGCGCCGGGAGATCACCAGCGACGACGGCGACGAAGCCACGCAAGGGTGTCGTTGGCTTCAAGGCCGGCGACAAGATAGCGGTGGCGCCGCCTCCTTCGCACGGCAAGAGGAGCAGCAGCGCTGGCGGCGCTCAGGAGATGATTTCACCGAGAAGCCATGCACATCGAAAGAAGGGGTAACTTTGCAGGATGTCTTGTGCTGTAGTTTGTAAATTTTGTGTAGTTGGGTGGCCAGAAAGATCAGATTTTCGTGGTTATCTTTCCTCCCTTTGTTAGAGTTGATTTTACTCCTCTTTTCGTGCCTGTAAAAATGTACATCAGCAGCCCCTTTTGTGTGTGGCTACCCCAAAAGTGTTTATAAAGCATCGATAATTCGGATATAACTCCTGATACTTGTATCATGGGTATCTCGCAAAGTTCGTAGCCTGTCGAGGACAATTTATCTCCTGATACTGGTATCATATAATGACAATTTATCTCTGTGTCGTGGACATATGGTCCTTTCTCCCACTCATTCGCATGCGGTTTTACCGACCCATCCGAGAAGTGAGCTTGTTCTAGATGCTTGGAAATATACCGGCTGGTTGACATTCTAGACGAGAAGATTCAATGCAGGTCGATGCATGATCACGTGCCACATCGACACCGTGACTGCACACAAACGTTTTTAACGCCAATGCCAAATTGCAAAATCCACCTATCACAGGCAGGGATGCACATCCCCTTCCATTGAATTGTCATTCTCGACCTTAGCCTTGATCCTCTACACAGAAAATAGCTTATCCAAACGAGAAAGAGTATTGTTTTGGTCTCTAGAAAGACCCACCTGCACGGATGTACGGCTGTACCCGATCTATCGTCAAAGCTTGGCACGTGTAGGCTTACCCGTCCCTATGCTCATTTCTGAAATCATTCATtactctgaagtctgaactcaGATGCCATTATGACTGATCAATGAGCATGGGTTCAGGCACTGATGCTCAATATGCTAAGAATTATTTGCAAAGAAAAAACAGTTTTGTTTAGTGGTGCACTCTGGCCTCAGGGTATCAACAAGTATAAAACTGATACTAATAATAACTACCAATTAGTAACTATCAGAATGGATTTTTCTGTTCGGTTCATTGTGAACAAAGGAGAAATATTATAACTTGAAATCTGAGAATGAAACAATACATTGGTACAACGCAACTGTTTTCCCTCTCCAAAGGGCAAAGAAATCTCGGTCATACCATGGGCTTGTGTCATCAATCCTGAGTCACAGCAAAGGGGAAAAAAGGTTAGAAACTTTGAGTGCATATAGACAATTAGACAGAAGGGAACTTTGAGTGCATATACACAGAAGGACATAGTTGCACGTGGAACACAATGAAATTGGTAAGATATAAAATCCACAATAATGGCTAGCATCTGAATATACCGACCAAGAATTTGAAATGAAACAATGTTACAGAAAACTAACAAAAACAGGCGGTATTTCACTAGAACCATGAAAAGTTGATCCACAAAAAAAATGGCAGCTACCATTCACATGAATAATTTTCTGAAGAAGGCTGCCCACACCACATAGAACAGTAGACAATAAGAAACCTTGATATGGTAACTTACCCTGAATCTCTTCCTATAATCTGACTCAATTCGTGAAGTGTGATGTTTCCTCCGACCATGAACCTGTTGGAGGTACAGAGTGTTTTTACTCAGCCAGGGATTACACACCCAGGCGACTGCTCTTTCATATATAGGAGATAAGTAGCACATTGATTACATTGATGGCTCATTAGAGCATTAACTAAACAGCTAACTGCCTGGGTACTTGCACAGTCACTTGTGCTGCCCAAGGCCTTAATAGCAGAAACATAATTAAGCACAGATAACTAAGTGATAACTGGGAGCAGGACTTAACTTCTACAGTTCTCCCCCTAAGACCTGCTTCCCCCATCCTTGATCTTCATGATCCCAATCTTGCTTCTCATGTCTTCAAACTTGGCCTTGCCTAAGGCCTTAGTCAGAATGTCTGCCAGTTGATCATTTGTGGCGACGAACTCAGTCTTGATGCTGCCTTCTTCAACACAATCTCTGATGAAGTGTTGTTTGATTCTTATATGCTTGCTTCTGTCATGAAAGACAGGGTTCTTTGCAAGTGCTATTGCTGATTTGTTATCCACTCGCAGCTCTACTACTTCCACTTTCTTTCCCAACAATTCAGCAAGTAACCTGGACAGCCACAGAGCTTGTGTTGCAGCAGTAGTCATGGCAACATACTCTGCTTCACAGCTAGATAAGGCAACCACTCTTTGTTTAATGGACTGCCAACTGACCAGATTGTTGCCTAGGAAAAATAGACAACCTGTAGTGCTCTTGCTTGAGTCAATATCTCCAGCCAAGTCTGAGTCACAGTAGCCAATAAATCTGGCTTCACTGGATGCCTTGGTGAAGTGCAGGCCATACTCCAGACTGCCTGCCACATACCGAAGGATACGCTTCACTGCCTGCTGATGCTCTATGGTGGGCCTCTCCAGAAATCTACTCACAAACCCGActgcaaatgccaagtcaggtcgAGTATGAACCAAATATCGCAGGCTTCCAACCAGCTGCCTGTACTGTGTTGGATCAACTTCCTTGGCTGTACTCTTCTTGCTCAATCTTAGCCTTTCCTCCATAGGAGTGGCTGCTGGGTTGCAGTCCACCATACCACCCAATTCCAGTATCCTTTTGGCATAGTGAGTCTGTCTAAGGGTGATGCCATCGGTGTTCTGCTGTACTTCAATGCCCAGATAGAAGCTTAAGAGCCCGAGGTCACTCATCTCAAATGTTGCTTTCATTTCAGCCTTGAAGCTTTCAACATCCTGCTCTTTGGCCCCTGTGATGATCAAatcatccacatacacaccgacAAGCAACAGAGAGTTTCCAGAACCTCGCCTATAGATTGCAGCTTCATGGTTGCTTTGTCTGAAACCTTTCTTTTTCAATGTTGAATCAAGCTTTGCattccatgctcttggtgcttgccgtAGGCCATACAGAGCTTTGCGCAAGCGATACACCTTGTCTTCTTGTCCAGCAACAACAAAGCCAGGCGGCTGATGCACATATACCTCCTCGTTGAGGTCTCCATTCAGAAATGCGGACTTGACGTCCATCTGATGAACAGACCAACCCTCCTGTGCCGCCAGAGCCAACAAGACTCGAACGGATTCCATGCGTGCGACAGGGGCGAAAGCATCATCATAATCCACGCCTTCTTGCTGGACAAAGCCACGAGCGACAAGTCTGGCTTTGTGTTTGATAACATTACCGTGTTCGTCCTTCTTCAATTTGAACACCCACTTCAGGGTGATTGGACGGTGACCAGCAGGAGGCTTCACAAGCTCCCAGGTCTTGTTTCTCTCTACTGATCGCAGCTCTTCTTTCATTGCTGCGCACCACGCTGGATCTCTCTTGGCTTCAGTATGCGAAGTTGGTTCGCCAGAGTGCGTTAGATGCAGCTCTGCGAACAGGCGAGTTGCAGGTGGCGGTGTGGGCTGCTGGCCAATGATATTGCTGACAGTTCTGTAGCGAAGTGGTTCATCCTCGTGATAAGCATCCAgtcgatcatcatcatcctccagaGGCGTGGCATGCTCAATCTGAGAActtggtggcggtggtgacaCTTCCAGTGCCGCTGGGGCAGAATTAGCTTGAGGATGAGTTGATGCGGAGCCCTCTACTCCTTCAACTCCAATTGGGCTGTTTGATGCGGGTGTTCTTGGTGAATCCGGGAGCAGAGGCGACGACGGCGGTGCTGGTTCGCTCACCTCCTCTGACCAGACATACTCAACTGTGAATTCACTGCTGTTCACAGCTGATGGCCCAGATTCCGGCGAGGACCAATCCCAGCCATGTTCTTCATCAAATACAACATCACGGCTGATCCTGACACGCCCGCTCACAGGCTCAAACACCCTATATGCCTTAGCTCCTTCTGCATAACCAATAAACACGCCGGCCTCGCCGCGGTCATCAAGTTTGCGCAGCTGACTGAGCTTCCTTGTGTATGCCACACACCCAAACACTTTCATGTGTCCCAGAGTTGGTGAACGTCCATGCCAGGCCTCATATGGGGTGATCCCCTTCAACGCACGTGTCGGTGATCGGTTCAGTATGTGGACTGCTGTCATCACAGCCTCCCCCCAAAACCGAGCTGGCAGGCCCCTCTGCTTAAGCAGTGCCCTTGCCATGGCCACTACTGACTGATTGCGCCGTTCAACTACCCCATTCTGCTGAGGTGAGTGAGGAGCACTGAAGTGCCTCTTAATGCCTTGTTCTGCGCAGTAGGTAGCGAAATCAGCAACTGTGAATTCTCCTCCATTATCGGTGCGAAGCACCCTGATTTTCTGACCACTTTCCGCCTCTGCGCTCAGTTTGATGCGCTTGATGGCTTCTGCTGCTGCATCCTTGCTTGGTATGAGCGCTGCCCACATGAAACGGCTAGCGtcatcgacgagcagcaggaaataTCGATTCCCTCCAGGTGTTGCAGGTGTCACTGGTCCGCAAAGATCGCCGTGCACCAGCTCAAGGGGCTGTTTGGCACGGTACTGTGTTGCAGCTGGGAACGGGCGCCTTCTCATTTTGGTGGTGACACAGGTGTCACACACCTGCTCCACATGGTCAATAACCGGGACACCGCGCGCCATCTCCTCCTTCCCAAGTCTGCGGAGTGCATCAAAATTCAAATGCCCCATCCTCTCATGCCACTGCCACGCTACATCTCCTCTGCATGCTGCAAGACAAAGTGGCTGGACTGCATGAAGTTGGAGTGTGTACAATCTGTTAGCCcctctcttcaccttggcaatcaAACGGCCAGTGTGTTCCCAGATACGTAACACGTCGTGATATATCTCCACCTTGGAACCAGTCTCGTCAAGCTGACCCAGACTGATAATGGAATTCTTCAGGGCTGGTATATAGTACACACCCTGCAGCACCCTATGCTCACCAGTTCTTCCTTCGAAAGCAATCGAACCGATGCCTTTGATGTCAACCTTGGACGCATCTCCAAATCGGACCGTGCCTCGCACGTCCGTGTTCAAGTCAGAAAAGAGCTCACGCCGTCCAGTCATATGGTGTGTAGCTCCTGAATCAAGGTACCACACATCTGCCTTTTCTTCATCGCCATTGGCACCAAGGAAGGCGCGGGCTTTTGGTTCTTCCAGATTCACCTCTTGAGCAGCATAGGTGTATGCCGGCGCGCACTTATCAAGATCAACGAGCCCATGCGCCAGAAACAGAGCCCCATCATCCTCGCATTCTGCATACTGCACACGGCCATTGTGGCCGCCGTCACCGCCGCCTGCGCCCCCTCGGCCACCAGCGTGCTGGCCTTGATTGCCACCGCGGCCGCCGCCACGACGGCCTCTGCCCCGTCCGCTGCCACGGTCACCGCCACCATCACGGTCACCATCTCTGTCTCGGCGTGGATGAGGGCAGTCTCTTGCCCAGTGGCCCTCCTGGCCACAATTGTGGCAGGTATCGCCACAGCGTCCACCATCGCGGCCGCCGCCACGGCCCTTTCCTCGCCAGCCGCCGCGACcgcggccaccaccgccgccttgGCCGCCGCCGCGCTGATTCTTTGAACTAGAGCCAGCAGAATCATCCCCGctgcccttcttctccttcttccagcGTGCGCGCCATTGCTCCTCAGTATACATGAGCTTGCCGCCGACGGTGATTGGCTCGGTAGGCGCTTGCTCTTCACGGTCATCAACAGCCTTGAGCCTCCCAGTGGCTTCCTCAAGCGTGAGCATGTCAAAGTCCAGAAACTGCTCAATAGCAACCACAATCTGCGCATACTTCGACGGTACTGTACGCAGATACTTCTCCACCACACGCCTCTCATCGATGTCCTGATCACCATGAAGGACAAGCTGTCGATGCAGAGTTGAGAGGCGGAAGGCAAAATCTTCGACGCTCTCTCCTGGCTTGACACTGATGTTCTCCCAGTCGCGGCGGATGCGTTGCAGCGTCGCGCGGCGGACCCTGTCCACGCCGATGCGCGCAGCAGCTATGGCGTCCCACGCCTCCTTCGCCGTCCGCTTGTCGATGAGCGGAATCCCCATCTCCTTGGGAACCGCTGCGACAATCGCCTCCATAGCCCGCCGGTCGTCGCGGAACGAGACCCGCTCTCCTTCAACTGCGTCCCACAGATCGCGGGCCTGCATTCGCAGTTTCATCTCTTGGCTCCATTCGTGGTAGTTCGTCTTGGACAGCATCGGCCAGTTCGTGCTGCTGCCCGAGTCCCTGTATACGACCCTATCGTACACAGGCGACTCCCGACGCCCGCCACCGCGGCCACGCCTGCGGACTGGCGGAGATGGAGACCTCCGGCGCGGGCTCTtgacctcctcctcttcttcttcatactccagctcctcttcttccttctctgctGCAATCTCCTCCCTCAGCACCCGCGCGGTCCTTGCCGCCTCctctgcagccgccgccgcctgccgcgCCGCCTGGACCGCCTGCGCAGCTGCCTCCTCTGCAGCTTTCAAGCGCGCGGCCCGGCCAGAGGAGTCCTCCGCATCGCTGACGCCCTTGGCAGCCTTCCTTCGGCGCTCAGAAGATGTCGAGGCCATGGATAAGAAAGCAGGGAAGAGGGCTCGAGTAGAAGATGAGAGAGAGGTGTCTAACCTAGGCTCTGGTACCAATTGTTGGAGGTACAGAGTGTTTTTACTCAGCCAGGGATTACACACCCAGGCGACTGCTCTTTCATATATAGGAGATAAGTAGCACATTGATTACATTGATGGCTCATTAGAGCATTAACTAAACAGCTAACTGCCTGGGTACTTGCACAGTCACTTGTGCTGCCCAAGGCCTTAATAGCAGAAACATAATTAAGCACAGATAACTAAGTGATAACTGGGAGCAGGACTTAACTTCTACAGAACCGACACTGATGAATCCCTCTCCCCTAAATTGTTACGGGCTGGCTCATATTGAGCAATGCGAAAGAAACCTTCACGGTCCCAAGTCACGTCATAGTCTACTTTCAACCGTGATCCTTCCTTCAGAAACAAAATGAAGTTAGATCTCATTATGTTTCCAAAATGATAGAATACAAACAATCACTAGATGTCATCAGCCAATTCTGAAAGGAAAAGGTATTTCAAATGTGTCTCATTAAGTGTATAAAAAAAGAGAAGTTATCATTTCAAATGTGTGTTAAGGTGGAACAAATGATGCTTCTTGAAAAGGCTGTCTCAGTTACCTTACCACTCAATAGAGACATGCAAGAAAATGAGCAATTCCTAACAATTGTTGCAACTGTCAATTATCATACCAATACTTCGAACTTAAGGTTACAATATGTACAAGCATTTCGAGCTGCTTCGGATTTTGTTGTCCTTTACTAATTTATGATATGTGTACTCAAATTAGTGCACGCTACTACAATTCATTAGGTTTTCAGTACATGCACTGCAAACTTAGGCACTTTCAAGATCCTGAAATGGTTCTCCACAGGGTTTCCCAGACAAGAGAGTGGAAAGCAAGCCATAAATGTTACATAAAGTAACAAAGATTGATAATATCTAGAACTATTTGAGATGTTTATGTGATTATGCTGCGCATGAGCACTTGAGAAGGGCAAATGATATGGAACGCCCATACAATAGCACTGCGGGTAGACaattcaatccttatggaatgaatTATAAATCAATTTTGGTGCCATAAATATAGAGATGAAGCAAATGTCTCTGATTTCACATGTTGCTTCATTATGTGTTCTAATAAGAATGAAGCGTTGAAAAATGATACATGACTGAAAAAGAAATCTTACCTTCTCTAAAGAGCGTCCACATAATGCCTTCATTGCATCGTCGAAGTCATCATAGTTCTCAAATTGCACCCAAACTTTGCAATTAAGTCCAGATATGAGCTCCTTATTGGCTCCATCTCCTTTTGCTTCTATCTCATCATCATTGGCAATCTTTAGGTTCCTGAAATTTGGATGGAAGAATGTTGCAAGGAAGTACTAATTTTAAAAGTATCACAGACAGTCAAATGCATTGCATAAACCAGTACTAATTAACTGAGATTTTTTTTCATCATATTATTTTGAAGGCCAGTCAGGTAAAAACTAGATGAATACAGATACcaatgaaaaaaatgaaattgAAGGATCTCTGCCTCACCACTTCTGTGAAGCCAATTCACAGGAAATCATTTTTGCAAACTTGTCAGTTTATTGAAAAGTGGTATACTAATCATAGtgtgtttttttattttctttttctagttATGATTCAGAATATTCTACACATGAATTACAATTAGTCAATTACAATCACCACTAGTACCTATTTACTAATTTATGTAAGAAAGTATCATATTACCAAAGTACAGAAAACAATAGAGAAAAATGGACTAATACAAACACAAAATGAGGAAGGTAACTCCAAAACTGTGATACAGGTTTTTGCCTATGCACATCAATTCAGTAACACCCATGCACTTTTCAGGATAACATGAGGGTTAGGTACGTGAGAATAAATATTGTTGTACAAGTAAAACAAGAGTCTGCCGACACAAACAAAATTGAATCACTGAATCCAACAATGATGTGTTAGGTTTCTATAAAATTCCAAATGTTGGTCATGCCCAGTTAGTTTAGATGTCTTTAGGCTTTTGCTGTTTCCATTTCTTGTAGTACTAATTCATTTGGGATGCAGCCCACTGATGCAAAAGCACTAACTAGATAATCAGCAAAAGATACATAGTGGACTATGAGCCAAACAAACTCGAGAACACCAAAGCTCACCCTATTTTACCGAGCGCTGAGAAAATAGTGTGGGTGACCAGCGTGGAAGGTTTGGATGATACTCTTGTCTCTGCAAACCATCTGGAAGGCACGCCACGGACAATAATGGTGTCTGGCCTTTTTGCTATCTTTCTCACAGGATTCCCTGATACCAGCAAATGTCAATCCCGACTCCACCTAAGCCGGCAATGCAATCAAGAAAACACGATACAGGAACCAGTTCATACTGCTATTCAGTAGCTCGGAGGAGTAGAAATCCTCCCATGTCTTCTTCATAGTTCTGAAGTCGTCGGACGAcgggatctcaacggtcatccgGAACTTCACCCCCTCGAGGTTGAGCTCGATGCCTTCGAGCTTCTGGACCAGGGTGCTCCGCCACTCGAAGTacttctcctcctcctgctcccggGTCATCTCCTCGGCCTCGCCGTCGCCCTCGCGGGGGCGGAGGAAGGAGAGGTCGCGGACGTGGAGGACCCCAGAGGCTACGGGCTCCTCGCGGCGGCGTTTCTGGAGGTCAGGGAGGCGGCTCACGGAGAGGTCAGAGTCGGGGAggagcgggag
Above is a genomic segment from Miscanthus floridulus cultivar M001 chromosome 3, ASM1932011v1, whole genome shotgun sequence containing:
- the LOC136547040 gene encoding uncharacterized protein, with translation MREMMFCGAGSFKDVDKEEGAAGAGKPAAKAKTKAGGKAKQGRNNNPYASRGLDKFSVVLSELEAKREKILRRVGSDVDADHLMVRFVQSEKKGWVPIVVKLPHEEEQQAAAGAKKRQGKPASQSSTPPTEPASPKEDPVAVQAKATVQPAKKSKAGGVRRSWAWGRKMMSPCHYWPLAMTLLLLCLVVFGRVFAICCTSIWWYLLPILSGEEALGAGRSPATTATKPRKGVVGFKAGDKIAVAPPPSHGKRSSSAGGAQEMISPRSHAHRKKG
- the LOC136542509 gene encoding uncharacterized protein isoform X4 — its product is MSAAAALRPTEPLPLPSGLSLSPRLKLLLTFFRADLTVRPLDEWQLQSALLAFLRDPPLSLPLLPDSDLSVSRLPDLQKRRREEPVASGVLHVRDLSFLRPREGDGEAEEMTREQEEEKYFEWRSTLVQKLEGIELNLEGVKFRMTVEIPSSDDFRTMKKTWEDFYSSELLNSRNPVRKIAKRPDTIIVRGVPSRWFAETRVSSKPSTLVTHTIFSALGKIGNLKIANDDEIEAKGDGANKELISGLNCKVWVQFENYDDFDDAMKALCGRSLEKD
- the LOC136542509 gene encoding uncharacterized protein isoform X3 produces the protein MSAAAALRPTEPLPLPSGLSLSPRLKLLLTFFRADLTVRPLDEWQLQSALLAFLRDPPLSLPLLPDSDLSVSRLPDLQKRRREEPVASGVLHVRDLSFLRPREGDGEAEEMTREQEEEKYFEWRSTLVQKLEGIELNLEGVKFRMTVEIPSSDDFRTMKKTWEDFYSSELLNSRNPVRKIAKRPDTIIVRGVPSRWFAETRVSSKPSTLVTHTIFSALGKIGNLKIANDDEIEAKGDGANKELISGLNCKVWVQFENYDDFDDAMKALCGRSLEKDHG
- the LOC136542509 gene encoding uncharacterized protein isoform X2, whose amino-acid sequence is MSAAAALRPTEPLPLPSGLSLSPRLKLLLTFFRADLTVRPLDEWQLQSALLAFLRDPPLSLPLLPDSDLSVSRLPDLQKRRREEPVASGVLHVRDLSFLRPREGDGEAEEMTREQEEEKYFEWRSTLVQKLEGIELNLEGVKFRMTVEIPSSDDFRTMKKTWEDFYSSELLNSRNPVRKIAKRPDTIIVRGVPSRWFAETRVSSKPSTLVTHTIFSALGKIGNLKIANDDEIEAKGDGANKELISGLNCKVWVQFENYDDFDDAMKALCGRSLEKEGSRLKVDYDVTWDREGFFRIAQYEPARNNLGERDSSVSVL
- the LOC136542509 gene encoding uncharacterized protein isoform X1 — encoded protein: MSAAAALRPTEPLPLPSGLSLSPRLKLLLTFFRADLTVRPLDEWQLQSALLAFLRDPPLSLPLLPDSDLSVSRLPDLQKRRREEPVASGVLHVRDLSFLRPREGDGEAEEMTREQEEEKYFEWRSTLVQKLEGIELNLEGVKFRMTVEIPSSDDFRTMKKTWEDFYSSELLNSRNPVRKIAKRPDTIIVRGVPSRWFAETRVSSKPSTLVTHTIFSALGKIGNLKIANDDEIEAKGDGANKELISGLNCKVWVQFENYDDFDDAMKALCGRSLEKEGSRLKVDYDVTWDREGFFRIAQYEPARNNLGERDSSVSVHGRRKHHTSRIESDYRKRFRD